The following are encoded in a window of bacterium genomic DNA:
- a CDS encoding sugar phosphate isomerase/epimerase encodes MKLGFFLNAYRNFPIEYTLNAVAGQGYQGVELWAKGDHISPYDSETRLRDIKRMVYKLGLEVYGISAHLDFVAPEAEKRKENIEKFLGCIRMAEFFGVKAVHTASGGLYQEHELSYKKQGEYFYRAMEIIGEEARRRNIIVALEAEPEKWLSRPEQVLKAIDGLGKDVFRVLVDIGHCFGVGEEVHTYIDKVKDYLHLIHVDDVFRNDFPHRHLIPGEGDIDFKQFFDYLKKIEYNGWLSVELNKHNKYPDRASLTAKKFINIFLDNTEIKEEEQCIAERLLV; translated from the coding sequence ATGAAACTGGGTTTTTTTCTCAACGCATACCGGAATTTCCCAATCGAATATACGTTAAACGCGGTTGCCGGGCAGGGTTACCAGGGAGTTGAACTTTGGGCGAAAGGGGACCATATTTCTCCTTATGATTCCGAAACACGGCTGCGGGACATAAAAAGAATGGTTTATAAACTCGGCCTTGAGGTTTACGGTATCAGCGCGCACCTGGATTTTGTCGCGCCGGAGGCGGAAAAACGAAAAGAAAATATTGAAAAATTTTTAGGATGTATCCGGATGGCGGAGTTTTTTGGAGTCAAAGCCGTGCACACGGCTTCCGGCGGTTTATACCAGGAACACGAATTAAGCTATAAAAAACAAGGAGAATATTTTTACCGGGCCATGGAGATAATCGGGGAAGAGGCGCGCAGGAGAAATATTATCGTCGCGCTGGAGGCAGAACCTGAAAAATGGCTTTCACGGCCTGAACAGGTTTTGAAGGCAATAGACGGCCTTGGAAAAGATGTATTCCGCGTACTGGTTGATATCGGGCATTGTTTTGGTGTCGGAGAGGAAGTCCACACTTATATTGATAAGGTAAAAGATTATTTGCACCTGATACATGTGGACGATGTGTTCCGCAATGATTTCCCGCACCGGCATTTGATTCCCGGTGAAGGAGACATTGATTTTAAACAATTTTTTGATTATTTAAAAAAGATTGAATATAACGGCTGGCTTTCAGTTGAACTAAACAAACATAATAAATATCCTGACAGGGCTTCCTTGACGGCAAAAAAATTTATTAATATTTTTCTGGATAACACGGAGATAAAGGAGGAAGAGCAGTGTATCGCGGAGCGATTGTTGGTTTAG
- a CDS encoding UbiA-like polyprenyltransferase — translation MDSENRTRVEGAMARKIKEKIAVYSELTLFPFVIFTLPFALTGGMLAQWTINGQFIPPVNKIFWIILAVFSARNAGMAVNRFLDKDIDRENPRTEQRALVKGIIGNKEVIIFTVFSLALFVLSALMLNPLCLYLSPVPVVLILVYSSAKRWTWMNHFVLGSILFWAPVGGWIAVKGTWGSPAVIMGIAVFFWTSGFDIIYDREDVAFYRARGLHSIPALLGEKWSQVIAFLLHVVTVYLLLYLGGEYDFGNIYYFGILNLAVLVIFGHITTYKTEVLRTNKTFFWINSLTSGGFLFITLSDLIVR, via the coding sequence ATGGATTCTGAAAATAGGACCAGGGTTGAAGGGGCAATGGCAAGAAAAATAAAAGAGAAGATTGCCGTGTATTCGGAGCTTACGCTTTTTCCTTTTGTAATTTTTACATTGCCTTTCGCTTTAACAGGCGGGATGCTTGCCCAGTGGACAATAAATGGGCAGTTTATACCTCCGGTAAACAAAATTTTCTGGATTATTTTAGCGGTTTTTTCTGCAAGAAACGCGGGTATGGCTGTTAACCGGTTCTTGGATAAAGACATTGACAGGGAAAACCCAAGGACAGAACAACGGGCGCTTGTTAAAGGAATTATTGGAAATAAAGAAGTGATTATTTTTACGGTATTTTCCCTGGCCCTATTTGTTTTAAGCGCGTTGATGCTTAACCCGCTTTGCCTGTATCTTTCGCCGGTTCCGGTTGTTCTTATTCTTGTTTATTCGTCCGCAAAAAGGTGGACATGGATGAACCATTTTGTGCTTGGTTCAATATTGTTCTGGGCGCCGGTTGGAGGATGGATTGCCGTAAAAGGGACGTGGGGCTCACCGGCTGTAATAATGGGCATTGCGGTATTTTTCTGGACGAGCGGTTTTGATATTATTTATGACAGGGAAGATGTAGCGTTTTACCGGGCGCGCGGCCTCCATTCAATACCCGCGCTCCTTGGCGAAAAATGGAGCCAGGTCATTGCTTTTCTTCTTCATGTCGTTACTGTTTATCTTCTCTTATATCTGGGCGGGGAATATGATTTTGGGAATATTTATTATTTTGGGATTTTAAATTTGGCTGTTTTAGTAATTTTCGGGCATATTACTACATATAAAACAGAGGTTTTAAGGACAAATAAAACCTTTTTCTGGATAAACAGTTTGACCTCAGGAGGGTTTTTATTTATTACTTTATCGGATTTGATTGTCAGGTAA